The following DNA comes from Methanosarcina vacuolata Z-761.
GACGAAAAACAGAACACGTCGAAGATTCATTGGAAACATATTTTGGCGGTAAAACTTTATGGAAGATTTAATAATTTATTTACTGATTGGTGCTGCAGCAGGTATTTTAAGTGGACTATTCGGGATTGGTGGTGGGGTTATAATTATTCCTGCACTGGTTGTTTTACAGGGATTTTCTCAAATAAAAGCCCAGGGAACTTCTCTGGTCGCACTGCTTCCGCCTGTTGGCATACTTGCATTTCTTGAATACTATAAAAGGGGAAATGTTGATTTATATGCGGGTATAATCATTTGTATTGCTATGGTTATTAGTGCAAAATTCGGAGCACAATTCGCAAATATGCTCCCGATGGATGTGTTGAGAAAGGCTTTTGGTATATTTGTTATTTTAATAGGAATAAAGACCTTT
Coding sequences within:
- a CDS encoding sulfite exporter TauE/SafE family protein, whose product is MEDLIIYLLIGAAAGILSGLFGIGGGVIIIPALVVLQGFSQIKAQGTSLVALLPPVGILAFLEYYKRGNVDLYAGIIICIAMVISAKFGAQFANMLPMDVLRKAFGIFVILIGIKTFLGK